The Populus alba chromosome 6, ASM523922v2, whole genome shotgun sequence genome contains a region encoding:
- the LOC118032192 gene encoding uncharacterized protein: MEALLSQFTLLSNQACQDKNFDPSSIDDLLKLFELEAYKSWPAMELEQEKEVKQAEVAMQQAEDYLDRVMEDAMDEFRRFEVEMELMARNEMESLEKTAESARNMGNLMEKAATMASTKYMEAALNSASASMKTAWKGLSTKKVHPS, translated from the coding sequence ATGGAAGCTCTCCTCTCCCAATTCACCTTGCTCTCCAACCAAGCTTGCCAAGACAAAAACTTCGATCCCTCCTCCATTGATGACCTTCTGAAACTCTTTGAGCTAGAAGCATACAAGTCATGGCCAGCAATGGAACTTGAACAGGAAAAGGAAGTCAAACAAGCTGAAGTGGCTATGCAACAAGCTGAGGATTATCTTGATAGAGTCATGGAAGATGCCATGGATGAATTTAGGAGGTTTGAAGTGGAAATGGAACTCATGGCAAGGAATGAAATGGAAAGTTTAGAAAAGACTGCTGAGAGTGCTAGAAACATGGGAAATCTAATGGAGAAAGCTGCAACTATGGCTTCTACGAAGTACATGGAGGCTGCACTTAATTCTGCTTCTGCTTCCATGAAAACAGCTTGGAAGGGACTTTCCACTAAAAAGGTTCATCCTTCATAA
- the LOC118032194 gene encoding farnesyl pyrophosphate synthase 1, translating to MADLKSTFLNVYSVLKKELLEDPAFEWSPDSRDWVERMLDYNVPGGKLNRGLSVIDSYKYLKEGKELTEDEIFLTSALGWCIEWLQAYFLVLDDIMDSSHTRRGQPCWFRLPKVGLIAANDGVLLRNHIPRILKNHFRDKAYYVDLLDLFNEVEFQTASGQMIDLITTLEGEKDLSKYTLSLHRRIVQYKTAYYSFYLPVACALLMAGENLDNHVDVKNILVEMGTYFQVQDDYLDCFGAPETIGKIGTDIEDFKCSWLVVKALEICNEEQKKLLHENYGKADPANVAKVKALYHELNLQGVFADYESKSYEKLIASIEAHPSKAVQAVLKSFLAKIYKRQK from the exons ATGGCAGATCTGAAGTCAACGTTCTTGAATGTCTACTCTGTTCTCAAGAAAGAGCTCCTTGAGGATCCTGCTTTCGAATGGAGTCCTGATTCTCGTGATTGGGTTGAGAGG ATGTTGGACTACAATGTGCCTGGAG GGAAGCTAAATCGAGGACTATCTGTGATTGACAGCTACAAATACTTGAAAGAAGGAAAGGAATTAACGGAAGATGAAATCTTTCTCACAAGTGCTCTTGGTTGGTGTATTGAATGG CTTCAAGcatattttcttgttcttgatgaCATTATGGATAGTTCCCATACAAGGCGTGGTCAACCCTGCTGGTTTAGGTTGCCCAAG GTTGGTCTTATTGCAGCAAATGATGGGGTTCTGCTTCGCAATCACATCCCTAGAATTCTCAAAAACCACTTCAGAGACAAGGCATACTATGTAGATCTCCTCGACTTGTTCAATGAG GTTGAGTTTCAAACAGCCTCTGGACAGATGATAGATCTGATTACAACACTCGAAGGAGAAAAGGACTTGTCCAAGTACACTTTGTCTCT ACACCGGCGAATTGTGCAGTACAAGACCGCCTACTACTCATTTTACCTTCCT GTTGCATGTGCATTGCTCATGGCGGGTGAGAATCTGGACAACCATGTTGATGTAAAGAATATTCTTGTTGAGATGGGAACTTACTTCCAAGTACAG GATGATTACTTAGATTGCTTTGGTGCTCCAGAGACAATTGGCAAG ATAGGAACAGATATTGAAGATTTCAAGTGCTCTTGGTTGGTTGTGAAGGCTTTGGAGATTTGCAACGAAGAGCAAAAGAAACTATTACAT GAAAACTATGGGAAAGCTGACCCGGCAAATGTAGCAAAAGTGAAGGCCCTCTATCACGAGCTGAACCTTCAG GGTGTATTTGCCGACTATGAGAGCAAAAGCTATGAGAAACTGATAGCTTCAATCGAAGCTCACCCTAGCAAAGCAGTGCAAGCAGTGTTGAAGTCCTTCTTGGCTAAAATTTACAAGAGGCAGAAATAG